The following coding sequences lie in one Microbacterium sp. XT11 genomic window:
- a CDS encoding inositol monophosphatase family protein, translating into MSAPQELVELAAELAREAGELARRRRAEGVHLAATKSSLADIVTDADREVEELIRGRLRDARPADGFFGEESDAETGESGVTWIVDPIDGTVNYAYGIPSYCVSIAAVEGGTNPDEWRALAGAIFAPALGELFTAARGEGSWLDGRRLQVSEPTGAGALLATGFGYDPATHEGDLATVRRAMTMARDLRRAGAAALDLAYVAAGRLDGFFERGLKPWDLAAGSLLVSEAGGSVSRFDVDTERPMLVAGSAPVHDRLTMLLREQS; encoded by the coding sequence GTGAGCGCGCCGCAGGAGCTGGTCGAGCTCGCCGCCGAGCTCGCTCGTGAGGCAGGAGAGCTCGCGCGGCGGCGCCGGGCTGAGGGCGTGCACCTCGCAGCGACCAAGTCGTCTCTCGCCGACATCGTGACCGACGCCGACCGCGAGGTCGAGGAGCTCATCCGCGGGCGCCTTCGCGACGCGAGACCGGCTGACGGGTTCTTCGGCGAGGAATCGGATGCCGAGACAGGCGAGTCAGGCGTCACCTGGATCGTCGATCCCATCGACGGCACGGTCAACTACGCCTACGGCATCCCTTCGTACTGCGTGAGCATCGCCGCAGTCGAGGGCGGCACGAACCCAGACGAGTGGCGCGCGCTCGCCGGAGCCATCTTCGCCCCGGCGCTCGGCGAGCTGTTCACGGCGGCACGCGGTGAGGGCAGCTGGCTCGACGGGCGTCGCCTTCAAGTCTCCGAGCCGACGGGCGCCGGTGCGCTGCTCGCGACCGGGTTCGGGTATGACCCGGCCACACATGAGGGCGATCTGGCGACCGTGCGCCGTGCAATGACGATGGCGCGCGACCTCCGGCGGGCGGGCGCTGCCGCCCTCGACCTCGCCTACGTCGCCGCAGGACGCCTCGACGGTTTCTTCGAGAGGGGCCTGAAGCCGTGGGATCTCGCTGCCGGTTCGCTGCTCGTCAGCGAGGCCGGCGGTTCGGTGTCGCGCTTCGACGTCGACACCGAACGACCCATGCTCGTCGCGGGGAGTGCTCCCGTGCACGATCGCCTGACCATGCTGCTCCGCGAGCAATCGTGA
- a CDS encoding FBP domain-containing protein has translation MRPLTEADVRASFVNADADDLRVMEMPHDFLLVDWDYLDFFAWRDPGAGRRGYVLVQHEGEIRGVVLRVSEPGRARSGMCNICHTMQPGTQVALFSARRTGEAGRRGDSVGTYMCADLSCHDNVRLAHPLAPNEIRAAGQVDLRLDGTRRRMERFAARVWGDD, from the coding sequence ATGCGACCGCTCACCGAAGCAGACGTCCGCGCCTCTTTCGTCAATGCGGATGCCGACGACCTGCGGGTCATGGAGATGCCTCACGACTTCCTGCTCGTCGACTGGGACTACCTCGACTTCTTCGCGTGGCGCGACCCCGGTGCGGGGCGGAGGGGCTACGTGCTCGTCCAGCATGAGGGCGAGATCCGCGGGGTCGTCCTGCGGGTCTCCGAGCCGGGGCGAGCCCGCTCGGGCATGTGCAACATCTGCCACACGATGCAGCCCGGCACCCAGGTGGCCCTGTTCTCGGCGCGTCGCACGGGGGAGGCGGGCCGGCGGGGAGACTCGGTGGGAACCTACATGTGCGCCGACCTCTCGTGTCACGACAACGTGCGTCTCGCGCATCCGCTCGCACCGAACGAGATCAGGGCCGCGGGGCAGGTCGACCTGCGTCTCGACGGCACGCGCCGGCGCATGGAGCGGTTCGCCGCGAGGGTCTGGGGAGACGACTGA
- a CDS encoding enoyl-CoA hydratase/isomerase family protein, translating into MSDPILLSVDEGMARLTLNRPARLNAFNADLAYAWRDATAEAVGRPDVRAVLIDAAGPSFCAGGDVIDMATSMGAAEDITALAEVINAGIRSLTESAVPVVAAAHGTTAGGGLGILLSSDYAVVGSRSKLGSLYANIGLTPDLSVSAQLARAVGQRRALQLVLQDRLLSAAEAVEWGLVAEAVEGADAESEGELVRRRGEEIARFWLAGAAEAYGQAKRLVRSQPERTFAEQLSEEARTIGTAMMTPDAQARIAAFAAGSARKSG; encoded by the coding sequence ATGAGCGACCCCATCCTGTTGTCCGTCGATGAGGGGATGGCACGGCTCACGCTGAACCGGCCCGCTCGTCTGAACGCGTTCAACGCTGACCTGGCCTACGCATGGCGCGATGCGACCGCCGAAGCCGTCGGGCGACCCGACGTGCGTGCGGTGCTCATCGATGCCGCAGGCCCCTCCTTCTGTGCAGGCGGTGACGTCATCGACATGGCGACGTCGATGGGAGCCGCGGAGGACATCACGGCGCTCGCCGAGGTGATCAATGCCGGCATCCGTTCGCTCACGGAGTCCGCGGTACCCGTCGTCGCGGCCGCGCATGGCACGACCGCGGGCGGAGGGCTCGGGATCCTCCTCAGCAGCGACTACGCGGTGGTCGGGTCGCGGTCGAAGCTCGGAAGCCTGTACGCCAACATCGGGCTCACGCCGGATCTCTCCGTGTCGGCGCAGCTCGCCAGGGCGGTAGGACAGCGGCGCGCCTTGCAGCTCGTGCTCCAGGACCGCCTGCTCTCGGCGGCCGAGGCCGTCGAGTGGGGCCTCGTCGCCGAAGCGGTGGAGGGAGCGGATGCCGAATCCGAGGGCGAACTCGTGCGACGGCGCGGTGAGGAGATCGCCCGGTTCTGGCTCGCCGGAGCGGCCGAGGCGTACGGACAGGCCAAGCGCCTGGTGCGTTCGCAGCCGGAGCGCACGTTCGCCGAGCAGCTGAGCGAGGAGGCGCGCACCATCGGGACCGCCATGATGACTCCTGACGCTCAGGCGCGCATCGCGGCGTTCGCCGCGGGTTCGGCGCGGAAGTCCGGATGA